One stretch of Hevea brasiliensis isolate MT/VB/25A 57/8 chromosome 12, ASM3005281v1, whole genome shotgun sequence DNA includes these proteins:
- the LOC131171171 gene encoding disease resistance-like protein CSA1 translates to MTSLEVINFGCCESLIEIPSSIQCLKRLCSLYLNGCEKLRSLPQMPRGIKYLELAFSGVEEWSPSSIQFLDNLLVLNIAHCENLRSLPRIIYCNTFVRIHISFCPNLIMAPQIMKSSEVLPSSNIGIFELNLEGCKMLNSLPNSICELKCLETLNLSGCSNLEKLPPLYGLCSLKKLYLDGTSMEELPSSIGCLSSLVILHLNGCKMLNGLPNNICELKCLETLNLSGCSNLEKLPPLYGLCSLKKLYLDDTPMEELPSSIGCLSSLVILNLNRCEKLKSLPNSICELKRLDTLHLRGCSNLEKLPPLYGLCSLKELYLDGMHS, encoded by the coding sequence GAAAAGACTCTGTTCTCTTTATCTAAACGGATGCGAAAAGTTGAGAAGTCTTCCACAAATGCCGAGAGGCATAAAATATTTAGAACTCGCTTTTTCTGGAGTGGAAGAGTGGTCTCCGTCATCTATCCAATTTCTTGACAATCTTTTGGTCTTAAATATTGCCCATTGCGAAAACCTTAGAAGTCTTCCAAGAATTATATATTGCAATACTTTTGTGAGAATTCATATCAGTTTCTGCCCAAATCTCATCATGGCTCCGCAGATTATGAAAAGTTCAGAAGTATTGCCCTCATCAAATATTGGTATTTTTGAGTTAAATTTGGAAGGATGTAAAATGCTCAACAGTCTCCCAAACAgcatttgtgaattgaaatgtCTTGAGACTCTAAATCTCTCTGGCTGTTCAAATCTAGAGAAACTGCCTCCTTTATATGGTTTATGCTCCTTAAAGAAGCTATATCTAGATGGCACTTCAATGGAAGAATTGCCGTCATCAATTGGTTGTCTCTCTTCACTTGTTATTTTGCATTTGAATGGATGTAAAATGCTCAACGGTCTCCCAAACAacatttgtgaattgaaatgtCTTGAGACTCTAAATCTCTCTGGCTGTTCAAATCTAGAGAAACTGCCTCCTTTATATGGTTTATGCTCCTTAAAGAAGCTATATCTAGATGATACTCCAATGGAAGAATTGCCGTCATCAATTGGTTGTCTCTCTTCACTTGTTATTTTGAATTTGAATAGATGTGAAAAGCTTAAGAGTCTCCCAAACAGCATTTGTGAATTGAAACGTCTTGATACTCTACATCTCAGGGGCTGTTCAAATCTAGAGAAATTGCCTCCTTTATATGGTTTATGCTCTTTAAAGGAGCTATATCTAGATGGCATGCACTCGTAA